DNA sequence from the Malus sylvestris chromosome 10, drMalSylv7.2, whole genome shotgun sequence genome:
AAGCATGCCACAAGAAGAACCAACAGAGATCTATGTCGACAACAAGTTTGCAATAGCTCTAGCAAAgaatccagtattccatgaTAGGAGCAAACACATAGATACATGTTATCATTACATAAGAGAGTGTATTGCAAAAAAGGATGTGCAAGTGGAATACGTGAAGTCTCAAGACCAAATTGCGGACATATTCACTAAACCACTCAAACAAGAAGACTTTATCAGACTGAGGAACTCAATCGGTGTCACAAGACAAGATTAATGGGGGATGTTGaattgtaatcttgtcttggcccaaGACAATTGATCCGACCCATacacaaagaaagatccatgcacatTCTAGAGAgttctagcaaagttcaagttggtggaatgCATGCATAAATATCTAAGGTTTTTTGTAGAAAGCTCTAGAATCTTGTAAAAATGTGTGGTTGTTAAGCATTAGCTACAAAGTTCTAGCAATGCCAAAGTTGGCAAACcttgcctataaataggtgAGGTGCTAAGCTATGTGATGTAACAACTaagagagcaagtagtgagaagtgagagtaggggtgggttcaaaaaaccgaaaaccaaaaaaaaccgaaaaccaaaccgaaccgaagccgaaaaaaatcgaaccgaaactgccaaaccgaaccgaaccgaatctggttggttcgatttcggtttttgaggtccggaaaccgaaccggaccaaaccgaaccgaaaaaaaaatcatatataaattttaaaaaaacatGTTGGCGCCGGGGTTTGAACCCCTTCCCTACAGCTTGGGATTAGTTGCTGCCAGCCAACTTGACTGTAGGCTTTGAGTTGTTATAATTGTACCAGTACAATATTTATAGGTTTCTTGTATTtaatgctttataaaatttcttaactttacaaaccctagccgtcTCACACTATGTCTCACTTCCCATTTCAGATTTCAAACACTCCCCTCCGCTGCTTCCTCTCTCTGCCTTTGCTTcctcatcctctctctctctctctctctctctctctctctctctctctccttcctctcttcctccaaatcactcTCTCTCCAGTCTTCTCATGTCCTCCTCGCGGATTCTTTCTTCCAAACCATGATTTTCCCTCGCCCCTTTCGAATCAGAACGCCCTCTAAATTGGAAGATTCGAATCCGGGTTTTCCGATCTCTCACAGGTAATTTTCGAATCAAAACTAATatgatttataattttatattgtgatttactgaattaaaatgggtttttcttttcattatttGTTGGGATTTTGCATGTTATAATCTTTGCagatttgttgggtttttataTTGTAATTTTTGTATTCATTTATATTGTGATTTACTGAATTAAAatgggtttttcttttaattattagttGGGATTTTGCATGTTATAATCTTTGCAGATTTGTTGGGATTTTATATTGTAATTTTCGTATTCATTTGCAAATTTGTTCCAGTTCGTATTCATTTGCAGATTTGTTCCAGTGCAGATTTGCAGATTTGTTCCAGTTCATATTCATTTGCACCAACACCCAATAAGTTTCTGCATCTTCAGTGCTTGCAATCAATTGTTGCAGATTTtttccaatttaaaaaaaaaaatcatggaaaaaaccgaaccggactgaaactgaaccgaaaaaaatcaaaaccgaaaaaaaccgaaccgaaaaaaaaccgaaaaaaattaaaccgaactgaaccgaaccaaaatttcggttcagtttcggttttgactaaaaaccgaaccgtttcaaaccgaacccagccctaagtGAGAGTGCCAAGTGAGAAGTGAGAGGAAGCAATaaagcttctaagagtgtttgaatgtttcatcttgtactaagtttgtgagtgaataaaagtcttgtgtaatactttgagtatactttctttctcttgcctatcaattcaGCTGCActacattcttctttgtgagataaacatctcaAAAGTAGTGAAGTATTTTTAAGCCCCAACATGGCCATCACAGTTtaggtactttttttttttaggaaaattcatggaaatggcttgaaaactttgagttttaatgataaaaacaaaataaagggtaaagtgaataatatcaggattgactttttagtttaaaaatgtgattttttgttaaattgaacagtatcgggagcttttcgttaaagttccattttttcgtaaattttcaaaattctcTCTTATTTTACCTGCtctgatatttttattttgggtaaaagattgtttactaccctcatgttttgtagttttcaacatttagtacatcaagtttttttcgtctcagattcatacctaaagtgtaaattttgggatagtctcatacatccgttagtcaaactgttaaatctaccgttaattgtgacgtggcgccatgattgggcgccacgtgtcatccacgttttttttttcttctttcttcttcttccttcttctgcaacttctttttttcttcccccttctccttcttccttcctccttcttccttccccttcttccttcctccttctttccccttcttctccttcttccttcttcttccttctccttctctttcttcttcttcttcctccgaatctggggaatttttttttttcttcctccttcttcctctttcttcttcttcttcttcctccaattgcaacttttttttttcttcctccttctccttcttccttcctccttcttccttccccttcttctccttcttcctccttcttccttcttcttcttcctccgaatctggggaagataaaggttttttttttcttttcttcctccttcttctccttcttccttcctccttcttccttccccttcttcttcttcttccttcttcttcctccgaatctggggaagatgatggtttttttttcttttctttttcttctttcttctttcttcttcttcctcctccttcctccttcttcttccttcttcttcttcctccgactgcaacttttttttttcttccttcttcttcctccttcttcctttctccttccttccccttcttctccttcttccttcttccttcttcttcatcttcctcaaaaaaaaaaccttcatcttccccaaatttgaggagaagaagaagaagaaggaagaagaaggaagaaggagaagaaggggaaggaaggaggaagaaaaaaaaaaaaaaggttgcagtcggaggaagaagaagaagaagaagaagaagaagaagaaagaagaagaaggaggaaaaagaagaaagaagaagaagaaaaaaaaacaaaaaaaaaacttccccagattcggaggaagaagaagaagaaggagaaggagaaggaagaagaaggaagaaggagaagaagaaggagaaggagaaggaagaaagaggaagaaggagaagaaggagaagaaggggaaggaaaaagggggaaaaaattgcagaagaaaagaaaaaaaaaacgtggatggcacgtggcgtccagtcatggcgccacgtcacaattaacggcaaatttaacaatttgactaacggatatatgagactgtcccaaaatttacactttaggtatgaatctgagatgaaaaaaacttgatgtactaaatgttgaaaatcacaaaacatgagggtagtaaacagtcttttacccttttatttttgttgacaTGGTAACATGGTCGGGGATTCGCAGAGTTGTTACCTTTTGAATTCATTGTATATACCGgatgaaataaaaaagagagaatagactgtaaatatattattgttttaAATAACTATTCTTTCCCTTATTGTATTCAGAACAAATATTAAGCTAAGAAAAATGAACCAAGCTGGCAATTGACTAATAAAATAGTCTCCAACTTCTTGAtggatgaatatgcatgaaGGAGGATTAACATTGACCATCCACCCCTTAGAGAATTTAATCATACTACTAACTCAAGACTCAATCTTTGATGACTTgcattttttataattagtgcAATTCCGCTGATTAATAACAGTTAATGTCAGTGAGAAATACTCAGACTATTCAAGGTTTTTCTTATTCTTCAAAATGGTACTTTAATTGTCTATTTCTGTGAAATGAAGAACAATATAGAGGAGAGGAAGACGATCGATGAACTAATAACAAACAATACAAGCTGAGGTTTGAGAAGAAATTAAGGATCTTACCAAGAACCACTCCAACTTGTGGAATCAAGCCAAGCAGGTGGAAAGCACTAGCACCAAAGATACCAGTCCCAAACAATTCAAAGAAGATTTCAGATCCTCTTGAAATGTAATGATCTGCGAGGGAGAGCAAGACCTCGTAGACGATTATCAGAAAAAGAAGCCCCCAAACTGAAGTTGCACAAGGCAAGAAGCCATAAATTGGTTCACAAGTCACAGAATCTGCTTTAAGATTCAGTGCTTCGACGATCGAAGATTGGCTTGTTTCGTCGTTTATTCCATCGGATATAAGACCGGAGTCTCTAACAATCCGGCTGCTTCCTAAATGGACTAGTTGGAGGACcagaaaaatgatgaacagAGCTGGTCTTGACATATCCAGAGACACACAGCTTTGTAATGAAAAATTATTACAAATGAGAAGGAAAATTGGTGCTTGATTAGGTTTAAATGGAGATCAATACCATGCAAGTTGTGACATCAGACAAAAATAGGTAAAAAATCAAGCAAGTTGTTTGACATCAGCAAATCCCTCTTTTCCTTCGTCTAGATTTTCAACAATAAGAACGAAGGATAATGTCGCGGGTTTGCAGAAAAAGCTGCCTGCTACCTAATtggattttttaaataatttaaccaAACATATTCCTATACACTTGCCCCACAATGCCATCAACCATTGCATAGTTTTGGATATAAGTAATGAAGCTCTTTAAATATAAATGCACACATTAATGAATAAATTGAATAGTGTATCGAATTATATGATCTAAGTTAGGTCAGTTGGTCATGACAATGTATTTCTTGcacttaaatattaaattttccTTCTAataaattagagtagtttaaaATATGTATTGTCTTATGACTCTTATCATTTAAAATAACCACAATGTAGAAACAAATTAATAactcttaatgtaaaaatattaatgtattaataaaataaatccaTATGAAGATTCACTAGTGAGCTATAGTATTGGCCAGTATCCTAATTGTCTGCAGAATCTACTAAGATTTTTCAATGCCAacttgtaatttaaaaaaatggttAAATATCCAAACGTGGGCTGCAGTCTACAGACTGAATGGTAGACGGGGGTTGATTTTAAAGAAAGTTGAAGTTCCACAAAAAAACTAATTAGTTATAAGGGGAGTAGCTTAACTTtttataagctcatgcaaggtcTCTCCTCTCATCAATGTGAAACTCATTCTCGACACGCCttgtggtgaattttcaagcctaacatgtAGACAACATAACAGGATGACGTAGAGCGTGTGTGACCATTTGGCTTCACACATGGGACAACCTGCTCTAATACCATAAAGAAAGTTgaagtttcaccataaaatcaattgactaTATGAGGAGTAGTCCAACATTTTATAAGCTCAAGCAAGGTTCCTCCTCCTATTAACGTGAGACTAATTCTCAATAGATTTTGGTGAAGCAGTAGCTTgctttctagttttttttttccttcatcagTATGAGGATCTTTGTATCCCAATGCATTTATGACAAGAGATTTGGACTAACATAAAGATAACCAATGGCTACAAcagtctcttttttttttcattagcaAAGAGGtattttaaattactttaaCTTTTACGGTATTTCAAATTACTATAATTTATAGAAAGGTGATCtttaagtttatgtttttatttagtcTGGATTATATTTGCTGTAACATTTAGATGGCTACAATGAAAGCGTATTTTGCTGTAATAATATTTGGTAGTCGCGAAACTGCTGGCTTAAGACCATCCGATAACAGTGGTAAGAACATAAACCAGCAGCAGTGATATTGGGTACAAAATGTATGCTAGAATGCATGTCCAAAATGGGAACCTTCTGCTGAAGCTGGCAGAAAAACCAACCGCTGTCGAAATAAGTAAAACAACTAAAACTTCAGCAGCCACGTCCCATGATAAATTTCGTATGTAAACGAGCGCCAAAAATATGACCAACCCCACAATGTTGTTCATGAACGCCGCTGTGTAAATCTGCAGAAAACAATTCAAACGTTAGATAATATTGATCATATGGGGTTGCAGTGTTGTGTTTTGCTCACGGAAAGTATTAGGGACTAAATTTTGATATAGAAATCGGGAGAATAAGTGTTTGACATCATTAGACGCTCAAGCGTGTGATAGTAGTTAAAACAATATATTTGAGTTCATGGAGAGAAACAGACCTCAGAAAGTGTTAAAGAGATGGCATCCTCCGTCTTCTCTTTGGCAGACGTTACTGACATTAGCGCCAGTCTGTAGTTTGTAGCCAAGGGTATCACAACATACGAGGCCGCGAAAGAAGGGATGCTTGCAGCAGTGGAAAATTTTCGGAGACTTACCATGAGGGGCATTGAAAGAAAAACCGTTATGGCAGTTCCTAGAATAATTAGAAAAGCAGCCTTCAGGAGATTCATCCACGATGTATCAGCACCCTTAGTCCCATTTTTCTTAGAGATCAGCGGCGTAAGCTGATCTTCCATAGATTTCTCATTCTGCAAGTGCAGTTTAATGACCCGGATGAAACTCTAGTTtttataatcattcaaattagtCCTATCAGGCAAATGCGGGCGTTATAGCAGATGTGCTCCTCCCCTATGCAGGTAATTTCAAGTCGCTCTCTCCAGGGTTCACATTAGTTTAAAGTAAAATATTGCTTGTGTAAAAAAAACGTACTAGTATAGTCTTACCGGGGCTGAATTATACCTTGGAATTAATTCTTCTGAAAAGCGATGTATGTTCATGACCTTTATCGTTGGCAGGGGGCTTAGCTGGATTAATCCATTTTGAGATTCCATTCACAAACTCCGTCTCAGCTATTTGAGCGTCGCCAGAGAGATCAAATTGCTTCATCACTTCTGATACATAATCATCGTCATCCAGACCTATTTCTTCTATTTGTATTCCTAGGATCAATGCTCTAAGTTCATCTGATGATATGTATTTGTTATGATTCTTGTCTATTCTATGGAACAGCCTGCAAATAAATTTAGAAAATGACTAAATGATAAGATCATACCATTTCAACGATTTAGGTGAACTAAAAACAGAAACCGGGTACTTACCCTTTTATAATAGATACATTAGGGTTTCCGCCTACTGTCATAAGACTCGGCAGTATGTTTTTCGGTATGTACTTACGTAGCAAATATTCAAGCCTTCTACTCTGAATCCATGGTTGAAAGAACTGCATAATTTTTTTCTGTCaattacgaagttcacgaatacAACATTTCTAACTTATGTACTGTGTTCATCATTGCTAAAACATTCAGTCTTTTTCGAATTCTTATTAAGTTATTTCATCTTTCAGACACAATAAATCGAACTTTTACTATTATCTAAGTATTGCCGAGCGGATTTTATATTCTTGAAGTTGTGTTACCTGGTAAATGAAGTAAGTGGCAAGGAATGCAGATGCAATCAGTAGAGCAATTAAGATCACAACTCGAACCGCTGTGGTTGAAGTCAAGATTTTTGCCAGCTGAAGAATGAGATATGGGATCAACGAGAACATCATGATTCTTGCAGTATCTTGGGTTTCGACATCAGTTCTTACACCAGAACCTGCACAACCATGTTTACTTACACATCAAGTTGTCATATTTTAGAGCTCTTTCTTTCTGTGAGTGTTGATTAGTGTTTGTGAAGATTAGAGAAGTAACCAGTAAAACTGAAGGGTTTCGTATTTTCTGGATTTGATGAAGTTTGAGAATCCGAGAGGTCAGAGCTACCGAAAGCAACAGCAAGTAAACCAGTTAAACTGAAGGGTTTCTTATTTTCTGGATTTGATAAAGTTTGAGATTCCGAGAGGTCGGAGCTACCAAAAGCAACAACAGAACCCCAAATTAGGGTAAGAATCATGATTGATGATCCTGCAAGCATGCTCATGCTCATTTCTGCCATTTCCTCCACAGTTTCTGTAGTTGCTGTAACTCCAATTACTGGGGAACAAAATGTGAATTTCTGTCATGAATTTACAAAATACAATACATGTCATGCATATTTCTACTTTGATTTAAAAGTTACAACCAAAACTTCTAAACTTTCTCCAAATAGTCGAGCAATTACTAGGCAAGTCAAAATCATACTATTAATCCTCTAATACTCATTCACACTCTTAGCACACCTTGTCACATGTAAGGTTACTTAAATTTAACGCGTGAACAATACATATTAAACACGTGAGTTGTTATGATCAACGATTCAACACCTGCGTATAGTTTGCTTTGATGCCATAATATATTATGGTTATCATAAATtaggtacttttttttttgtaatttttcaaaattctGTCTTCTTTATACCTGCTCCTCATATTTTTATGGTCGGGAAACAATTATAAAATGACAAACTATGAAGCTGTACACCTAGATTTATAGCGTAATAGATTTTATAGAGAGGAAGACGATCGATGAGGTGATAACAAACAATACATGCTGAGGCTTGAGAAGAAATTAAAGAGGTTACCAAGAACCATTCCAACTTGTGGAATCAAGCCAAGCAGGTGGAAAGCACTAGCACCAAAGACACCAGTCCCAAACAATTCAAAGAAGATTTCAGATCCTCTTGAAACATACTGATCTGCGAGGGAGAGCAAGACCTCGTAGATGATTACTAGAAAAAGAAGCCCCCAAACTGAAGTTGCACAAGGCAAGAAGCCAAAAATTGGTTCACAAGTCACAGAATCTGATTTAAGATTCAGTGCTTCGAGGATTGAAGATTGGCTTATTTCATCGTTTATTCCATTGGATACAAGACCGGAGTCTCTAACAATCCGGCCGCTTCCTAAATGGACCAGTTGGAGGACcagaaaaatgatgaacagAGCTGGTCTTGACATATCGAGAGACACTTAGCTTTGTAATGAAAATATGTCAATGAGAAGGAAACTTGGTGCTTGGTTAATTAGGTTTAAATGGAGATCGATACCATGCAAGTTGTGACATCAGAAAAAatggacaaaaaaaatcatacaaGTTGTCTGACATAAGCAAAATCCATCTTTTCCGTCCTCTAAATTTTGAACAAGAACAAAAGTTGGTAATGTATATAATGTGGCAGGTTTACAGAAACAGCTACCTACCTATTTGGATTTTTAAACAATTTGACCACATATATTCTTCTATACTTGCTCCACAATGACATTAATTATTGCATAACATTTTGGATATAAGTAATGAAACTCTCTAAATATAAATGCACACATTGACAAATACCTTGACTAGTCGATTGTATTGTGCGTATAAAAGTTAGATCAGTTTGTCTCAAATATCGagtttttctttcaaataaattagagtagtttaaaATATGTAACGTCTTATCACtcttattatttaaaataaccACGTagtaacaaaatatattatattgatgACAAGCATAACAAGTATTCGCCCGAGGAGATTCATATGAAGATCAGCAGAGAGCTTTAGTATTCGTACGTAGGTCTCTTTCATTATCTTATCTGTCTACGGAATCTGAGTTAATTAATCAAAGTACTAAGATTTTTCAATGCTtacttttaatttaaaaaaaaatgattaaagatTAAACATGGGCTGCAGAGTGGTCTAGGTGGGTTGAATTTTGGTGAAGCAAAAGCTTGTTTTCTAGGTTCCCGACAACTACAATAGTCTTCTTTTTCTTGTCATATGCATGGGATACCATGGGGAACAAATATATTTAAGGCTTTAGTGACTTCTTATCTCTCAAAACCTTTGTGACCTTCTGTTTTAATTGAATTGTCAAGTAACTATCATACTCTTAAATATttaggtaaattacataaatctGTCTTAATTATTGGGTCAGTCACAGTTTCATATTccatctttaaaaaatttcaatgtcatacctcatctatgaattttttacaatttcatatattccgtcagttttcttttaatttttccgttaaatgctgacgtggatTGAGGCGGGGACATTCCCTGGCCCAACtagattataaaattaattaaatattaaaatacaaaataaaatcatttaaatatttttattttattttaaaaaggtGGGACCCATCCCCTACAAACCCATCACCCCACCCCTTATTCCCAGTTCACCCCAACATCGAACTCACCCATCTCCGATCACCCCAACCTCTCCTTCGCCACCTCTTCGACTCCCCATCCCTCTATTCACCTCCGTCCCTCCATTCCACCAGATCTATACCACTCACAGGCCCGAACCCGACCCGATCCCCCTTGTCTTCTCCTCTGCAACCACCTCCTCGAC
Encoded proteins:
- the LOC126585738 gene encoding sodium/calcium exchanger NCL2-like isoform X1, which translates into the protein MSRPALFIIFLVLQLVHLGSGRIVRDSGLVSNGINDEISQSSILEALNLKSDSVTCEPIFGFLPCATSVWGLLFLVIIYEVLLSLADQYVSRGSEIFFELFGTGVFGASAFHLLGLIPQVGMVLVIGVTATTETVEEMAEMSMSMLAGSSIMILTLIWGSVVAFGSSDLSESQTLSNPENKKPFSLTGLLAVAFGSSDLSDSQTSSNPENTKPFSFTGSGVRTDVETQDTARIMMFSLIPYLILQLAKILTSTTAVRVVILIALLIASAFLATYFIYQFFQPWIQSRRLEYLLRKYIPKNILPSLMTVGGNPNVSIIKGLFHRIDKNHNKYISSDELRALILGIQIEEIGLDDDDYVSEVMKQFDLSGDAQIAETEFVNGISKWINPAKPPANDKGHEHTSLFRRINSKNEKSMEDQLTPLISKKNGTKGADTSWMNLLKAAFLIILGTAITVFLSMPLMVSLRKFSTAASIPSFAASYVVIPLATNYRLALMSVTSAKEKTEDAISLTLSEIYTAAFMNNIVGLVIFLALVYIRNLSWDVAAEVLVVLLISTAVGFSASFSRRFPFWTCILAYILYPISLLLVYVLTTVIGWS
- the LOC126585738 gene encoding sodium/calcium exchanger NCL2-like isoform X2, translating into MSRPALFIIFLVLQLVHLGSGRIVRDSGLVSNGINDEISQSSILEALNLKSDSVTCEPIFGFLPCATSVWGLLFLVIIYEVLLSLADQYVSRGSEIFFELFGTGVFGASAFHLLGLIPQVGMVLVIGVTATTETVEEMAEMSMSMLAGSSIMILTLIWGSVVAFGSSDLSESQTLSNPENKKPFSLTGSGVRTDVETQDTARIMMFSLIPYLILQLAKILTSTTAVRVVILIALLIASAFLATYFIYQFFQPWIQSRRLEYLLRKYIPKNILPSLMTVGGNPNVSIIKGLFHRIDKNHNKYISSDELRALILGIQIEEIGLDDDDYVSEVMKQFDLSGDAQIAETEFVNGISKWINPAKPPANDKGHEHTSLFRRINSKNEKSMEDQLTPLISKKNGTKGADTSWMNLLKAAFLIILGTAITVFLSMPLMVSLRKFSTAASIPSFAASYVVIPLATNYRLALMSVTSAKEKTEDAISLTLSEIYTAAFMNNIVGLVIFLALVYIRNLSWDVAAEVLVVLLISTAVGFSASFSRRFPFWTCILAYILYPISLLLVYVLTTVIGWS